A single window of Corallincola holothuriorum DNA harbors:
- a CDS encoding TniQ family protein: MSYLSSLPGEDVLAAPGRWYYLSRTGALDDGIAKLGVSLTGKHPHQLFSTNAHRTWELLIQHGFVGEKSEHGLDLYQQAFLRPDEQAQWQTAHENPNMKGRLSTHVQRWRWCPECVAEDESEYGVPYFHRDHQLPGVFHCQKHQMALTSSCPECGWHIKLLQHQNIPPYDNVCPKCGSWIGAEAPPWSDALRHIEQASLELARTPYQPERLANSILELRAIAGLPAKTERTLAEREQILAWQWDFIEMFSEQDIQALFLQRTKYKSRAISPLMRNSRLNLIESVAAPVHPLLHLMVEYYIQQTTRDVGDGARPPSKAVTG, translated from the coding sequence ATGAGTTACCTCTCGTCATTGCCTGGTGAGGATGTTTTAGCTGCACCTGGTCGTTGGTATTACTTGAGCCGCACTGGCGCTCTGGATGATGGTATCGCGAAGCTTGGCGTTTCACTTACTGGTAAGCACCCGCATCAACTGTTTAGTACCAATGCACATCGAACCTGGGAGCTACTCATTCAGCATGGATTTGTTGGCGAGAAAAGTGAACATGGTTTGGATTTATACCAGCAAGCGTTTCTTCGCCCCGATGAACAAGCTCAGTGGCAAACGGCGCATGAAAATCCGAACATGAAGGGACGGCTGTCGACGCATGTTCAGCGTTGGCGTTGGTGCCCGGAATGTGTGGCAGAGGATGAATCTGAGTATGGTGTGCCGTACTTCCATAGAGACCACCAGTTGCCGGGAGTTTTTCACTGCCAGAAGCATCAGATGGCGTTGACATCGAGTTGCCCTGAGTGTGGTTGGCACATCAAGCTGCTCCAGCATCAGAACATACCGCCATATGACAATGTATGCCCAAAGTGTGGCAGCTGGATCGGGGCTGAAGCTCCGCCTTGGTCAGATGCGTTGCGTCACATCGAGCAAGCGAGCCTCGAACTTGCCAGGACCCCTTATCAACCTGAACGGTTGGCTAATTCAATTCTGGAGCTCAGAGCGATTGCAGGTTTGCCAGCGAAAACTGAGCGTACATTAGCTGAGCGAGAGCAAATATTGGCTTGGCAATGGGACTTTATCGAGATGTTCTCTGAGCAGGATATCCAAGCCTTGTTTCTGCAACGTACCAAGTATAAAAGCCGAGCGATCAGCCCGTTGATGCGCAACTCTCGATTGAATCTCATAGAATCAGTCGCAGCGCCTGTGCATCCGTTGCTGCACCTGATGGTGGAGTATTACATTCAGCAAACCACTAGGGATGTGGGTGATGGAGCACGACCCCCTTCAAAAGCTGTTACCGGGTGA
- a CDS encoding ATP-binding protein yields the protein MANAHYIKHPNPMHRGNPLVEGLGFPLSKHKLQQQCKVPFKGGLDLSGVPAELHGYYTRSSILNLFSLHVTQDEFFEVYENIRLAIECAYIGRNPLRPDWQRTLAAVERDKDQPLKSQSIRRLNLLESSYTYLISGLSGRGKSSMVKRALSFIEQELVHTQYETADGELVPCNLKQVTYLYVEHHDRKGQKAFLLDILVAIDEATGESYAYQHRNSNVKDLINAVRKCIIIHHIGCLIIDEAQNFSRTSSDLKIGTNEKTSMKFVEELVNVLGVSTIFVGTFSALKLFTQEMTVTRRTIRAGSLNLASCPVDSPFWKNLCHNLVTAIDLPGGRDNDDMLCLKLHELSAGIPAIASSVTQATLRFLSYCDPERQKLTLEALDYVYSQQFAPLSGPVNALLHGDYHKYEDLKAMELLEVINGDPEGEALSNMKDVERQSEALAEAYKQQYTIKEGQVKVMPAKPPRSAHEVDASKESEQLSPDNFMEMLGGDQ from the coding sequence ATGGCTAATGCTCATTACATCAAGCATCCCAACCCGATGCATCGGGGCAACCCTTTGGTTGAAGGTTTGGGTTTTCCGCTTTCAAAACATAAGCTCCAGCAACAGTGTAAGGTGCCATTTAAAGGGGGCCTCGACTTATCCGGTGTACCAGCTGAACTACATGGCTATTACACACGGTCGAGTATTCTGAATCTGTTTAGTCTTCACGTGACTCAGGATGAGTTTTTCGAGGTCTACGAAAACATCAGGTTGGCAATTGAGTGCGCTTATATTGGGCGCAACCCCCTGCGGCCTGACTGGCAGCGCACCTTGGCAGCCGTTGAGCGCGATAAAGATCAGCCGCTCAAGTCACAGAGTATCCGCCGCCTCAACCTATTGGAAAGTAGTTATACCTATCTTATCTCAGGGTTGTCTGGCCGTGGGAAATCGAGCATGGTCAAACGAGCCCTTAGCTTTATTGAGCAGGAGCTAGTCCATACCCAATACGAAACTGCTGACGGCGAGCTGGTGCCATGCAACCTTAAGCAGGTGACGTACTTGTACGTTGAGCACCATGACCGCAAGGGCCAGAAGGCTTTCTTATTAGACATCCTGGTGGCTATTGATGAAGCCACCGGCGAGAGTTACGCCTATCAGCATCGCAACAGTAACGTGAAGGATCTGATTAACGCCGTCCGGAAGTGCATCATCATTCATCATATTGGCTGCTTGATTATCGATGAAGCGCAAAATTTCTCTCGTACTTCGAGTGATCTCAAAATCGGTACTAATGAAAAAACCAGTATGAAGTTTGTCGAAGAGTTGGTGAATGTCCTGGGCGTATCGACCATTTTTGTTGGGACGTTCAGCGCATTAAAGCTCTTTACGCAGGAAATGACGGTGACCCGGCGGACCATCCGTGCAGGCTCTTTAAACCTGGCAAGCTGCCCGGTGGATTCTCCATTCTGGAAAAACCTTTGTCACAATTTGGTCACAGCCATCGATCTTCCTGGCGGTCGCGACAATGATGACATGTTGTGCCTTAAACTCCATGAACTATCTGCTGGGATCCCGGCGATTGCCTCGTCGGTCACGCAGGCCACCTTACGCTTCTTGTCTTATTGCGACCCTGAGCGTCAGAAGTTAACACTCGAGGCACTGGACTATGTGTACTCACAGCAATTTGCACCATTGAGCGGCCCTGTGAATGCATTGCTCCATGGGGATTACCATAAGTATGAAGATCTCAAAGCAATGGAATTGCTCGAGGTAATAAATGGTGACCCTGAAGGTGAAGCGCTATCAAACATGAAAGATGTTGAGCGCCAATCTGAAGCGCTCGCCGAAGCCTACAAGCAGCAGTACACGATTAAAGAAGGCCAGGTTAAGGTGATGCCAGCTAAGCCGCCTCGCTCTGCTCATGAAGTGGATGCGTCCAAGGAGTCTGAGCAGCTTAGTCCGGACAATTTTATGGAGATGCTAGGAGGTGACCAATGA
- a CDS encoding transposase translates to MQVNQRIGSVGTKEKFVELLIVDINEQEGKVAVTDVSIDAPRRPTVLNIEYVEQKLKLKQWQLELHDFPESLYQPDKALVERFLAKQLSHVKSNAKGKSKSLRNPLEMRDEAWDALKPLLDDPEMLHRYLYGDPAGILAHLEALSGRSRKYITTNLNRYFYYGGMRNSLLPTYYFCGTNFQLQDTRKQLEDGSYDLSSKPGPATQNGNEYNFVTKSEVEQIKSFLKRNLANKQEVVLEKLYDSYIEKHCSVKIRPNGATDDDIIQDFHMALERRHLISPKAFKRQVKKLIPDIAFLRKKVGEKNYMRDHAAKPGVAKHGLRGATSRYEIDSTVLDVYVRYEFSNELLSVGRPILYVVIDVVTGMVVGMHVCFHGPDWCGASQALLNAFSDKVEFCRKFGLDIKPEDWPCHHVCRELTADRGTENSDDNMESILKGRVGIQIVNLNAFYMGCAKGTVEKKFDTTQDKTLTFEAGKVEKVPRREDRHASRRALFTYEELVKALIKTILFENNHVSRVNARTFEMERDGVAFTPRAAWKYSLRHSVITPATISEDRLMFGLLPEGKASVQGRGVYFNGLYYNSRAYERLGHLDEAKNFGRKPITIRYSDTSTNSIWWRDEDTKKLYKLDLTERSEAYKNLAWASVLHRLKLLKNELELEREQGFIHKVLLNADLRGMEKAAQRKVRKLKQSRAKSPAKGTKERQHMAGELQKHDYQVDLQVAFSGEVVTPGAVNFGNSQPQSWGNPNATALEVSHG, encoded by the coding sequence ATGCAGGTTAATCAACGTATCGGCTCTGTTGGCACCAAGGAGAAGTTCGTCGAGCTTCTGATCGTCGATATCAACGAGCAAGAAGGGAAGGTTGCAGTCACTGATGTATCGATAGATGCACCTCGTCGTCCAACGGTGCTAAACATCGAGTATGTCGAACAAAAGCTGAAATTAAAGCAGTGGCAATTGGAACTGCATGATTTTCCAGAGTCGCTATATCAGCCGGATAAAGCGCTCGTTGAGCGGTTTCTTGCGAAGCAATTGTCTCATGTGAAGTCCAATGCGAAAGGCAAAAGCAAATCACTCAGAAATCCACTTGAGATGAGAGATGAAGCCTGGGATGCGCTCAAGCCTCTGCTCGACGATCCTGAGATGCTCCACCGTTATCTGTACGGAGATCCGGCTGGAATACTGGCGCATTTAGAGGCGTTGTCTGGGCGGAGCCGGAAGTACATTACGACTAACTTAAACCGTTATTTCTACTACGGTGGTATGCGCAATTCGCTGTTACCAACCTATTACTTTTGCGGCACCAATTTCCAACTTCAAGACACCAGAAAGCAACTTGAGGATGGCTCTTACGATCTGAGTAGCAAGCCCGGCCCTGCCACCCAAAATGGCAATGAGTATAACTTTGTAACCAAGAGCGAAGTTGAGCAGATCAAGTCGTTTCTTAAGCGGAACTTGGCTAACAAGCAAGAAGTGGTTCTTGAGAAATTATACGATAGCTACATCGAGAAACACTGCTCGGTGAAGATACGTCCAAATGGCGCGACAGATGACGACATCATTCAAGATTTCCACATGGCGTTGGAGCGTCGACACTTAATTTCTCCAAAAGCATTCAAGCGGCAGGTGAAGAAGCTTATCCCCGATATTGCGTTTCTCCGCAAAAAGGTCGGCGAGAAGAATTACATGCGCGACCATGCGGCAAAGCCAGGCGTGGCAAAGCATGGGCTGCGAGGCGCGACTAGCCGCTATGAAATTGATAGCACAGTACTCGATGTGTATGTTCGCTATGAATTTTCGAACGAGTTGCTCTCAGTTGGGCGTCCAATTTTGTACGTCGTGATTGACGTCGTCACAGGCATGGTGGTTGGCATGCATGTGTGTTTCCATGGGCCCGATTGGTGCGGCGCAAGCCAAGCACTTCTCAACGCCTTTAGTGACAAGGTGGAATTTTGTAGGAAGTTTGGCCTTGATATAAAGCCAGAGGACTGGCCTTGTCATCATGTCTGCCGTGAATTGACGGCAGACCGAGGAACTGAAAACTCTGATGACAACATGGAGTCCATTCTCAAGGGGCGTGTAGGTATTCAAATTGTTAACCTGAATGCTTTTTACATGGGCTGTGCCAAAGGGACGGTCGAAAAGAAATTTGATACCACACAAGACAAAACACTGACATTCGAAGCGGGCAAGGTGGAGAAAGTTCCGCGCCGCGAAGATCGGCATGCCAGTCGCCGCGCCTTGTTCACTTACGAAGAGTTGGTGAAGGCCCTCATCAAAACCATTTTGTTCGAAAATAATCATGTGTCTCGAGTGAATGCTCGGACGTTTGAGATGGAGCGCGATGGTGTTGCATTTACCCCTCGAGCAGCGTGGAAGTATAGCTTGAGGCACAGTGTGATCACGCCTGCAACCATTTCAGAAGATCGCTTGATGTTTGGCTTGTTACCCGAAGGCAAGGCTTCGGTCCAGGGGCGCGGCGTATATTTCAATGGCCTTTACTACAACTCAAGAGCATACGAGCGCTTGGGTCACCTAGATGAGGCGAAGAATTTTGGCCGCAAGCCAATTACGATCCGATACTCCGACACCTCCACCAATTCGATTTGGTGGCGTGATGAAGACACCAAAAAGCTTTATAAGCTCGACTTGACCGAACGCAGCGAAGCCTACAAAAACCTAGCCTGGGCCAGTGTATTGCACCGCCTCAAGCTTCTCAAAAATGAGCTGGAGCTCGAGCGTGAGCAAGGCTTCATTCACAAGGTATTACTGAATGCGGATCTCAGAGGTATGGAAAAAGCAGCCCAGCGTAAAGTCCGCAAATTGAAACAGTCTCGTGCGAAATCTCCTGCCAAAGGCACCAAAGAGCGCCAGCACATGGCAGGCGAACTGCAAAAACACGATTATCAGGTTGATCTGCAAGTGGCATTCTCGGGAGAAGTCGTTACGCCTGGTGCGGTCAACTTTGGGAACTCACAACCTCAATCTTGGGGTAATCCAAACGCAACCGCGTTGGAGGTGAGTCATGGCTAA
- a CDS encoding DEAD/DEAH box helicase has translation MKKNGLSIDDALWESLRGCQKDGIATAFRYVRRELNEEKNACLISLPTGAGKSGVISVVSQKAQQEKVLILCHRKAIRDQLFSEVSGKFFRDRVDNLTMRFKPVFDDIENISSKGIYVSTFQKLQSIGPEKFTEIKNEIDLVIIDEGHAEPSPVWSGLVREIESHKIVITATPYRNDLFQFDISSKDSFIYSFDKALEDEVLKEPIFESIQSQDINGCIRRFLNDYPDTKCIVKCDKFSDVEAYYYLLNQDFNILAIHEQYSGDERENVRSTVPNKLCDSNYEVLIHQRKLDEGVDIPQAKLMVLTYPVRSGRELVQTIGRVVRVFGDVEPKVIEIGHNSNEKMWRNYRRFDSSLSNPKEVQKFLHSLDAGKLIETYMEAFPNASYFGNSFLSKFNLNNFEPEHSLVIPRASVCFLRSKEDFSIELLSDIIYWRCNKAGELAKRFPTPSGMHIVVSIAFNRSKFLKDQLFFEPSFEVTLFKLLSDGVVAVFDSRGRRFNNDKELKLGSVIPQEKLIKVWSLGEKATTKEASSKAISTTRKRPESMAFKGRDLDQISNQQTNSSYRLSTAKLDIYNELNNKSGSYYIGVDSGRISDQKESSFSLNELVDWLEAMDEVISGSSSINSSIIDSFAKPVPVNIELNIESVIFDFSDFASPIDVTIGDNVYQLDNDFIFKKYGNGFLLFPDIVDSHVLIELSDEEPYLVLRSEHQLCYVSAEGEQSNFIDLMTDNLHKVLLEGGVGYSQGNFYQATLPVANGFDLSNSNMANVVVGLPELSKQGLNEKGIDNGVYQVVNQEFSSDSVFYLLDKLKANSLADPTRTQLGPFDSYIPNADIVLNTDMGTEPADFILSSQNKLVYVHIKCGSTTAPRSSAGALAEVGSQAIKNIEMLISNHELLRPGNWGRLSAPWPNVGAEQEMYERIRMCDGQRFEADNQQAREAKLEHVWGIIAKRRQSNLVKKEIWVVAANSFSLRHFKGQLNMGENANSESLQAYQLLSSWISTTNANDIDLKVFVSE, from the coding sequence ATGAAAAAAAACGGTTTATCTATCGATGATGCGCTTTGGGAAAGCCTGAGAGGCTGCCAAAAAGATGGTATCGCGACTGCATTTCGTTATGTCAGGAGAGAGTTAAACGAAGAGAAAAACGCTTGCCTGATTAGCTTGCCCACAGGAGCTGGAAAGTCAGGCGTTATCAGTGTTGTCAGTCAAAAAGCGCAACAAGAAAAAGTGCTAATTCTATGCCACCGAAAAGCTATTAGGGACCAACTTTTCTCAGAAGTTAGTGGGAAATTTTTTCGCGATCGGGTTGACAACTTGACAATGCGTTTTAAACCGGTTTTCGATGATATAGAAAACATATCTTCAAAGGGTATCTACGTTTCGACATTTCAGAAGCTACAGAGCATTGGCCCTGAAAAGTTTACTGAAATTAAAAATGAAATCGACCTGGTGATTATTGATGAGGGGCACGCTGAGCCTTCACCTGTTTGGAGTGGGTTAGTAAGGGAAATCGAATCCCATAAAATAGTCATTACCGCAACACCCTACCGAAATGACCTTTTCCAATTCGATATATCCTCGAAAGACAGCTTTATTTACTCGTTTGACAAAGCGCTTGAAGACGAGGTATTGAAGGAGCCTATATTTGAGTCAATACAGAGTCAAGATATAAATGGATGCATTCGAAGATTCTTGAATGATTATCCTGACACTAAGTGTATTGTTAAATGTGATAAATTTAGTGATGTAGAGGCATATTATTATCTGTTAAACCAAGACTTTAATATTCTTGCTATTCACGAGCAATATTCGGGAGATGAACGCGAGAACGTTCGAAGTACTGTTCCCAATAAGCTATGTGATTCAAATTATGAGGTTCTTATTCATCAACGTAAACTGGATGAAGGCGTCGATATCCCTCAAGCTAAGCTAATGGTGCTTACCTACCCAGTTCGCAGCGGGAGAGAGCTGGTACAAACAATCGGTCGCGTCGTTAGAGTTTTTGGTGATGTCGAACCAAAGGTTATAGAAATCGGACATAACTCTAATGAGAAAATGTGGAGGAACTATCGGCGTTTTGATTCTTCACTAAGCAACCCGAAAGAGGTCCAAAAATTCTTACATTCGTTAGATGCAGGTAAGTTGATAGAGACTTACATGGAGGCATTTCCTAATGCGAGCTACTTTGGCAATAGTTTTCTTAGTAAATTCAACTTGAACAACTTCGAACCAGAACATTCTCTGGTTATTCCGAGAGCATCTGTTTGTTTCTTGCGCTCTAAAGAAGATTTTAGTATCGAATTACTATCCGATATAATTTACTGGCGTTGTAATAAAGCTGGTGAGTTAGCTAAAAGATTTCCAACACCAAGTGGGATGCATATTGTGGTTTCAATTGCATTTAATCGTTCAAAGTTTCTAAAAGATCAATTGTTCTTTGAACCATCCTTTGAAGTAACTCTTTTTAAGTTGCTTTCTGATGGCGTTGTAGCTGTTTTCGATAGCCGAGGAAGGCGTTTTAACAACGATAAAGAGTTAAAGCTGGGTTCGGTAATTCCGCAGGAGAAGTTGATTAAGGTCTGGTCATTGGGTGAAAAAGCAACAACAAAAGAAGCGAGCAGTAAAGCTATTAGCACAACTAGGAAGAGACCAGAGAGCATGGCTTTCAAAGGGAGAGATTTAGATCAAATTTCAAATCAACAAACAAATTCTTCATATCGGCTCTCTACCGCAAAGCTAGACATATATAACGAGCTCAATAACAAGTCAGGAAGTTATTATATTGGTGTTGATTCTGGACGCATTTCAGATCAGAAAGAGTCGTCATTTAGCCTGAATGAACTGGTTGATTGGCTTGAGGCGATGGATGAGGTGATTTCTGGAAGCTCTTCAATTAATAGCTCCATCATTGATTCATTTGCAAAACCTGTTCCCGTCAATATCGAGCTCAATATAGAAAGCGTGATATTTGATTTCAGCGATTTCGCATCACCTATTGATGTCACAATTGGTGATAATGTATATCAACTAGATAATGACTTCATTTTTAAGAAGTACGGTAATGGTTTTTTGTTATTCCCTGACATTGTAGATAGTCATGTTTTAATAGAATTGAGTGATGAAGAGCCATACTTAGTTCTGAGGTCAGAACATCAATTATGCTATGTTTCAGCGGAGGGAGAGCAGTCAAATTTCATCGATTTGATGACTGATAATTTGCACAAGGTATTGCTCGAAGGAGGCGTTGGGTATTCACAAGGTAACTTCTATCAAGCAACATTGCCTGTCGCTAATGGTTTCGACCTTTCTAATTCAAATATGGCTAATGTGGTTGTTGGATTGCCTGAGCTTTCAAAGCAAGGGCTCAATGAGAAGGGTATTGATAACGGGGTTTATCAAGTTGTAAATCAAGAGTTTAGCTCTGATTCTGTGTTTTACTTGCTAGACAAATTAAAAGCAAATAGTTTAGCTGATCCAACACGCACACAATTGGGACCGTTCGATTCTTACATACCCAATGCAGATATTGTACTCAATACAGATATGGGGACTGAACCTGCGGACTTTATCCTTTCGTCACAAAACAAGCTAGTCTATGTCCATATTAAATGTGGCTCGACAACGGCCCCAAGATCATCTGCTGGCGCTCTCGCTGAAGTAGGCTCTCAAGCAATCAAGAATATTGAAATGCTAATCAGCAATCATGAATTACTAAGGCCCGGAAACTGGGGAAGGCTAAGTGCTCCATGGCCAAACGTAGGAGCAGAGCAAGAAATGTATGAACGAATACGAATGTGTGATGGACAAAGGTTTGAAGCTGATAATCAACAAGCAAGAGAAGCAAAACTAGAACATGTTTGGGGGATCATCGCGAAACGTAGGCAGTCAAACCTGGTTAAAAAAGAAATTTGGGTTGTAGCGGCAAATAGCTTCTCATTGCGTCACTTTAAAGGGCAGTTAAATATGGGGGAGAATGCGAATAGTGAATCACTTCAAGCATACCAACTGCTCAGCAGTTGGATATCCACTACTAATGCTAACGACATTGACCTAAAGGTTTTTGTTTCCGAGTAG
- a CDS encoding TnsA endonuclease N-terminal domain-containing protein, translating to MKTKHVIQPIVTKKERNKIQRYLKRVKKEGYRPWTTVRSSSTIGQGQIAFNPKLDRAHHYLSRGEFNPFFHFEADPNVVEIYEQYPLPIEQTLKIAEELNIVHPQSYQEAPDFDGHRPAKTMSLDYLLKHRDKSLHAYNFKYSESLDPQLTSPQSVARTEAKAKIERTFCLHSGITWTQLTEKSFDPRVTQNLKYLREHLFYESETDVSHDLKVVVLSQLKVAFEQMSDETVRQVLEKVSGDIQLPLHQVQSLFQLFAYQRLIEFDWTTEIDLNRPLPQVVEVEVYAG from the coding sequence ATGAAGACAAAACATGTTATTCAACCCATCGTCACGAAGAAGGAACGCAACAAAATCCAGCGTTACCTGAAACGTGTAAAGAAAGAGGGCTATCGTCCTTGGACAACGGTTCGAAGCTCAAGCACCATTGGACAAGGCCAAATAGCATTCAACCCAAAGCTTGATCGTGCGCACCACTACCTTAGCCGTGGTGAATTCAATCCATTTTTTCATTTCGAAGCCGACCCGAACGTCGTTGAAATCTACGAGCAGTACCCACTGCCCATAGAGCAGACCCTAAAAATCGCTGAGGAGTTGAACATAGTTCACCCCCAGTCCTACCAGGAAGCACCTGATTTCGATGGCCACCGCCCAGCAAAAACGATGTCACTCGACTATTTGTTGAAGCATCGAGACAAATCATTGCATGCCTATAACTTCAAATATTCAGAGTCACTGGACCCTCAGTTGACCAGCCCCCAATCAGTCGCGAGAACTGAAGCTAAGGCAAAGATTGAGCGCACTTTTTGCCTACACAGCGGGATCACCTGGACACAATTGACCGAGAAGTCGTTCGATCCTCGCGTGACACAGAACCTTAAATACCTGCGTGAACATCTCTTCTATGAATCTGAAACTGATGTCAGCCATGACCTAAAGGTCGTTGTGCTGTCTCAGCTTAAAGTGGCATTTGAGCAGATGAGTGATGAAACAGTTCGCCAAGTTTTAGAGAAGGTTTCTGGTGATATTCAACTGCCACTGCATCAAGTGCAGAGTCTGTTTCAGCTCTTTGCTTACCAGCGCCTCATTGAGTTCGATTGGACTACAGAAATTGATTTGAACCGTCCTTTGCCTCAAGTTGTGGAGGTCGAAGTCTATGCAGGTTAA
- a CDS encoding XRE family transcriptional regulator, with product MNFVAVNHFNGEQLKLARMASGLSLADVGTALDVTRQYASRLENNATPSEDQIELLCKLLLVSRDFFFRPRLKTIEVEQCHFRSLRSSTQTLKKTIMAQVEMLDSYFVTALEDEVGFPEVNIFAAEDGEFDSVQSIEVLAERARRGWGLGLGPISNMVKLLEKLGCIVVNLVDADERVDAFSIYTGRPLIVRNTTKLSPGRLRFDFAHELGHLIMHQGMETGCRATEQQANNFASAFLMPRSSFIAEFPRVRGTYFNWEAMIDMKVRWGVSLKAILYRAKALGLITTEKAKSGYMYLARNGFTKVERGDDLMAVENPTMLQRAMDLLDNRTLENLLDNSGLNKDILSSRYDLKLSKPLLRSV from the coding sequence ATGAACTTTGTGGCCGTTAATCATTTTAACGGTGAGCAACTGAAACTTGCACGTATGGCTTCAGGCTTGTCGCTTGCTGATGTAGGCACAGCTCTTGATGTCACGCGTCAATATGCATCTAGACTAGAGAACAATGCCACGCCTTCGGAAGATCAAATTGAGCTTCTCTGCAAGCTGCTATTGGTAAGCAGAGACTTTTTCTTCAGGCCAAGATTGAAGACGATAGAAGTAGAGCAGTGCCATTTCAGAAGCCTCAGATCTTCAACGCAAACGCTAAAGAAGACCATCATGGCCCAGGTCGAAATGCTCGACAGTTACTTTGTAACTGCTCTTGAGGATGAAGTGGGCTTTCCGGAAGTGAACATATTTGCTGCCGAGGATGGTGAATTCGATTCTGTACAAAGCATCGAGGTGCTAGCCGAACGCGCAAGGCGAGGCTGGGGGTTAGGACTGGGACCCATTTCGAATATGGTAAAACTCCTTGAGAAATTGGGGTGCATAGTCGTTAACTTAGTTGATGCGGATGAAAGAGTTGACGCCTTCTCTATCTATACAGGAAGACCTCTAATAGTAAGAAACACAACCAAACTAAGCCCTGGTCGGCTTCGTTTTGATTTTGCCCATGAGCTCGGCCACTTGATAATGCATCAAGGAATGGAAACAGGCTGTAGAGCAACTGAGCAGCAAGCCAATAACTTCGCAAGCGCATTCTTGATGCCTCGAAGCTCTTTTATTGCAGAGTTTCCTAGAGTCAGGGGAACCTATTTTAACTGGGAAGCAATGATAGACATGAAAGTACGCTGGGGAGTGAGCCTTAAAGCGATACTTTATAGAGCCAAGGCACTGGGTCTAATCACCACTGAAAAAGCTAAATCTGGCTATATGTACCTAGCCAGAAACGGGTTCACTAAGGTTGAGCGAGGTGATGACCTCATGGCAGTCGAGAACCCAACCATGTTACAAAGAGCAATGGACTTACTCGATAACCGTACACTAGAGAACTTGCTCGACAATAGTGGTCTGAATAAAGATATCTTGAGCTCAAGATATGATCTAAAGCTATCAAAGCCGCTCTTGCGCAGTGTCTAG